In a genomic window of Halalkalicoccus sp. CG83:
- a CDS encoding isoaspartyl peptidase/L-asparaginase translates to MNVIVHGGAGSAHEEPELRQETLDEAAENGASTATPTEAVRAAVRVLESSPRFNAGVGGAIQSDGIVRTDAGIMTSDRSAGAACSMPGVSHAVDVAHAVMEETPHVMLSGVHAVDFAADCGIDVEEDLRSPSTRERWEEADPPRGGPLDQLAWVRERFGETADDPEGRDLDHDRVERGSTGREQRDHDIAEQSSAGNDPPDHDTVGAVASDGERVAAATSTGGRWLALAGRVGDVPQIGSGFYCAPAGGASATGAGEDIARTTLSRCAVDHLEEGASAQEAADRAIEEFAELTDSTAGIIVCDREGETGSAYNSELMQTKALG, encoded by the coding sequence ATGAACGTGATCGTTCACGGTGGGGCCGGAAGTGCTCACGAGGAGCCCGAGCTCCGCCAGGAGACGCTCGACGAGGCCGCGGAGAACGGAGCGAGTACGGCGACGCCGACGGAGGCGGTCCGTGCGGCCGTCCGCGTCCTCGAGAGCTCCCCCCGGTTCAACGCCGGGGTCGGCGGGGCGATCCAGAGCGACGGGATCGTTCGCACCGACGCCGGGATCATGACGTCTGACCGCTCGGCGGGCGCGGCCTGCTCGATGCCCGGCGTGTCTCACGCCGTCGACGTCGCCCACGCGGTGATGGAGGAGACGCCACACGTCATGCTCTCGGGAGTCCACGCCGTCGACTTCGCCGCCGACTGCGGAATCGACGTCGAGGAGGACCTCCGGTCCCCGAGCACTCGCGAGCGCTGGGAGGAGGCGGATCCACCCCGGGGCGGCCCGCTCGACCAGCTCGCGTGGGTGCGCGAGCGCTTCGGCGAGACGGCGGACGATCCCGAGGGACGCGACCTGGATCACGACCGCGTCGAACGAGGGTCGACTGGCCGTGAGCAGAGGGATCACGACATCGCCGAGCAGAGCTCGGCGGGCAATGATCCTCCGGATCACGACACGGTGGGAGCCGTCGCGAGCGACGGCGAGCGGGTCGCGGCGGCGACCTCGACGGGCGGGCGGTGGCTTGCGCTCGCCGGCCGGGTGGGCGACGTCCCCCAGATCGGGAGCGGCTTCTACTGCGCTCCCGCGGGCGGCGCGAGCGCCACCGGCGCGGGCGAGGACATCGCCCGGACCACCCTCTCGCGGTGCGCGGTCGACCACCTCGAGGAGGGCGCGAGCGCACAGGAGGCGGCCGACCGGGCGATCGAGGAGTTCGCGGAGCTCACCGACTCAACCGCGGGGATCATCGTCTGTGATCGCGAGGGCGAGACGGGAAGCGCCTACAACAGCGAACTCATGCAAACGAAAGCCCTCGGCTGA
- the icd gene encoding isocitrate dehydrogenase (NADP(+)), translated as MSYDKVEVPEEGEAIEFDGESLSVPDNPIIPIIYGDGIGVDVAPAAQNVLEAAANATGHDISWMRVYAGERAQEEYGEGTHLPDDTVSAFEEFHVGIKGPLTTPVGAGFRSLNVALRKELDLYANVRPTYHLDGVPSPVKNPEQMDMVSFRENTEDVYAGIEWEAGTDEVQEVREFVEQEMGFDETIHDGPVGIGIKPITEFGTKRLVRRAIDYAIEHDRDSVTLVHKGNIMKFTEGAFRDWGYEVAREEYGENVITEDTLWEERDGEAPEDAVVVNDRIADNMLQQILTRTDEYDILALPNLNGDYLSDACGAQIGGLGIAPGANFGEGRCLAEPVHGSAPKYAGQDKVNPSAMILSGRLMLEYLGWDEAADLVRDAVEETISSKQVTYDIHRQIEGGEKVATSEFAEAIVENIEQLA; from the coding sequence ATGAGCTACGACAAGGTCGAGGTGCCCGAGGAGGGAGAGGCGATCGAGTTCGACGGCGAGAGCCTCTCCGTCCCCGACAACCCGATCATCCCGATCATCTACGGCGACGGGATCGGCGTCGACGTCGCCCCCGCCGCTCAGAACGTACTCGAAGCCGCGGCCAACGCCACCGGCCACGACATCTCCTGGATGCGGGTTTACGCCGGCGAGCGCGCCCAGGAGGAGTACGGCGAGGGTACCCACCTCCCCGACGACACTGTTTCGGCCTTCGAGGAGTTCCACGTCGGCATCAAGGGTCCCCTGACGACCCCCGTCGGCGCCGGCTTCCGGAGCCTGAACGTCGCGCTCCGTAAGGAGCTCGACCTCTACGCCAACGTTCGACCGACCTACCACCTCGACGGCGTTCCCTCGCCGGTGAAGAACCCCGAACAGATGGACATGGTCTCGTTCCGGGAGAACACCGAGGACGTCTACGCCGGCATCGAGTGGGAGGCCGGCACCGACGAGGTCCAGGAGGTACGCGAGTTCGTCGAACAGGAGATGGGCTTCGACGAGACCATCCACGACGGTCCCGTCGGCATCGGCATCAAACCGATCACGGAGTTCGGTACCAAGCGACTGGTCCGACGCGCGATCGACTACGCGATCGAACACGACCGTGACTCGGTCACGCTCGTCCACAAGGGCAACATCATGAAGTTCACCGAGGGCGCGTTCCGCGACTGGGGCTACGAGGTCGCCCGCGAGGAGTACGGCGAGAACGTCATCACCGAGGACACCCTCTGGGAGGAGCGTGACGGCGAGGCCCCCGAGGACGCAGTCGTCGTCAACGACCGCATCGCGGACAACATGCTCCAGCAGATCCTCACACGCACCGACGAGTACGACATCCTCGCGCTCCCGAACCTCAACGGCGACTACCTCTCGGACGCGTGTGGCGCCCAGATCGGCGGCCTGGGCATCGCGCCGGGCGCGAACTTCGGCGAGGGGCGCTGTCTCGCCGAGCCCGTCCACGGGAGCGCGCCGAAGTACGCGGGCCAGGACAAGGTCAACCCCAGCGCGATGATCCTCTCGGGCCGGCTGATGCTCGAGTACCTCGGCTGGGACGAGGCGGCGGACCTGGTACGCGACGCCGTCGAGGAGACGATCTCCTCGAAGCAGGTGACCTACGACATCCACCGCCAGATCGAGGGCGGCGAGAAGGTCGCCACCAGCGAGTTCGCGGAAGCGATCGTCGAGAATATCGAACAGTTGGCCTAA